A genomic region of Nitrospirota bacterium contains the following coding sequences:
- a CDS encoding PEP-CTERM sorting domain-containing protein, protein MALRFLKDRLLVASTLACLCGSASALTIDGNLSDWGIDPSTWVPASGIHYVIEDQTGNGGYYLNPGWGGQAYDAEALYATIIGSKLYIALATGHNPATLQNPAANSYGAGDFAIDFGKNGLYDVGINIVHNGTNGNADPLQTSGGIYKNPVWNYGLWNASGAYAPGNPDPAHPTYMSSGTQIGTATIATGHATGYGSKSSDLHYFYEMSLDLSLLWAAGWDGNPFNIHWTENCANDSIVVDPPFHVPEPSSLALLGITLLGLRSLRRRS, encoded by the coding sequence CCGATTCCTGAAAGACCGGCTCCTTGTAGCCTCCACGCTCGCCTGCCTTTGCGGCTCCGCTTCCGCCCTGACCATCGACGGCAATCTGTCCGATTGGGGCATCGATCCCTCTACCTGGGTGCCCGCCAGCGGCATCCATTACGTCATCGAAGATCAAACCGGCAACGGTGGGTATTACCTCAATCCTGGCTGGGGCGGGCAGGCCTATGATGCAGAAGCGCTCTACGCCACCATCATTGGCAGCAAGCTCTACATTGCGCTGGCAACCGGGCACAATCCCGCCACATTGCAGAACCCAGCCGCCAATAGTTACGGCGCCGGCGACTTTGCCATCGATTTCGGCAAGAACGGTTTATACGACGTGGGCATCAATATCGTGCATAACGGCACTAACGGCAACGCCGATCCCCTGCAAACATCGGGCGGTATCTACAAGAACCCGGTCTGGAATTACGGACTCTGGAACGCCAGTGGTGCTTACGCCCCAGGCAATCCCGACCCGGCCCACCCGACCTACATGAGTAGCGGTACGCAAATCGGTACCGCCACCATCGCGACAGGCCATGCCACCGGCTACGGCAGCAAATCGAGTGATCTGCACTACTTCTACGAGATGAGCCTCGATCTGAGCCTGCTGTGGGCAGCAGGTTGGGACGGGAATCCATTCAACATCCACTGGACCGAAAATTGCGCCAACGACAGCATCGTCGTCGATCCACCTTTCCATGTTCCCGAGCCCAGTTCCCTCGCGCTGTTGGGGATCACTCTGCTCGGCCTGAGAAGCTTGCGCCGCCGCAGCTGA